From a single Apium graveolens cultivar Ventura chromosome 2, ASM990537v1, whole genome shotgun sequence genomic region:
- the LOC141708889 gene encoding NADH-cytochrome b5 reductase-like protein, which produces MFLRRLARAVTPIANPHAYRGQSSTTSPLPLAAIASISAGLSCFYYFNSPNLGHLEQISEEPAQNHALNPDKWIEFKLQDKAKVSHNTQLYRFSFDPNTKLGLDVASCLLTRYPLAPDDEGKRKYVTRPYTPISDPDSKGHFDLLIKVYPEGKMSQHFASLKPGDVLEVKGPIEKLRYTPNMKKHIGMIAGGSGITPMLQIIEAILKNPDDNTKISLIYANVSPDDILLKKKLDVLEDSHPNLKIFYTVDNPSSEWRGGKGYISKDMALKGLPGPGDDTLILVCGPPGMVKHISGEKAKDWTQGELTGILKELGYTEEMVYKF; this is translated from the exons ATGTTTCTAAGAAGACTAGCACGAGCTGTGACTCCGATCGCAAACCCTCACGCATATCGAGGCCAATCATCCACCACTTCTCCGCTTCCATTAGCTGCAATCGCTTCCATTTCTGCTGGACTTTCCTGTTTCTACTACTTCAATTCCCCTAATTTG GGTCATTTAGAGCAAATAAGTGAAGAGCCTGCTCAAAACCATG CACTCAACCCTGACAAATGGATTGAATTTAAACTGCAAGACAAGGCAAAAGTCAGCCACAATACTCAGTTATACAG GTTTTCATTTGATCCCAATACCAAGCTGGGCCTTGATGTTGCATCTTGCCTTCTTACTAG ATACCCTTTAGCACCAGATGATGAAGGAAAAAGAAAATATGTAACTCGGCC GTATACTCCTATATCAGATCCCGATTCAAAGGGACACTTTGATTTGTTGATTAAG GTCTATCCGGAAGGGAAAATGAGTCAGCATTTTGCAAGCTTAAAACCAGGCGATGTGCTAGAAGTCAAAGG GCCCATTGAGAAGCTTAGGTATACTCCTAATATGAAGAAACATATTGGAATG ATTGCAGGTGGGTCTGGCATCACTCCGATGCTTCAGATTATTGAGGCTATTCTAAAGAATCCTGATGATAACACCAAG ATTTCTCTGATCTATGCCAATGTGTCCCCGGATGATATTCTacttaaaaagaaacttgatgtACTTGAAGATAGCCATCCAAATTTGAAG ATATTTTATACTGTGGATAATCCATCATCTGAATGGAGGGGAGGTAAAGGATACATATCAAAAGATATGGCTTTGAAAGGCTTACCTGGTCCTGGTGATGATACTCTAATACTA GTATGTGGTCCTCCTGGTATGGTGAAACATATATCTGGTGAAAAGGCAAAAGATTGGACACAAGGCGAG CTCACTGGCATACTCAAAGAACTTGGATATACAGAGGAAATGGTTTACAAATTCTAA
- the LOC141708888 gene encoding zinc finger CCCH domain-containing protein 39-like, with the protein MSYNDHNQSRPVPCMPPAPYQSQNHGGFWPPRHMENKVVDSQTRFEHGPPPFKRPRNYDNNGTNHYDNNAANSVPFQAMNPRTGQPNSMGSRGMGNIFFKTRMCARFLAGTCPNGETCTFAHGAEDLREPPANWKDIIREKDKESGNWNDDQRIIQREKICRKFYNGEECPYGSSCSFLHESPSRFKPDIARAPPRESTAISIGKVGAVMEPRSNTGQAVLHKHFDAATDAVQVNVRPWKTRMCSKWESTGQCPFGERCHFAHGYSELQASGAQVDAEIMTNAHSFPAKSLPPLVTEALPAKADATQERRVNSEIFSKWKVNKKITTIYADWPEGLIPPECLQR; encoded by the exons ATGAGCTATAATGATCATAACCAATCAAGGCCAGTTCCCTGCATGCCTCCTGCACCTTACCAATCTCAGAATCATGGAGGTTTCTGGCCTCCAAGGCACATGGAAAACAAAGTGGTGGATTCGCAAACTCGGTTTGAACATGGTCCTCCTCCTTTTAAGAGGCCGAGGAATTATGATAACAATGGAACAAATCATTATGATAACAATGCAGCTAATTCTGTGCCTTTTCAAGCCATGAATCCGAGAACTGGCCAACCAAATTCTATGGGGAGTAGAGGAATGGGTAATATATTTTTTAAGACGCGGATGTGTGCAAGGTTCTTGGCTGGTACTTGTCCGAATGGGGAGACTTGTACATTTGCTCATGGAGCTGAAGATTTGCGTGAACCCCCGGCTAATTGGAAGGATATTATTCGCGAGAAGGATAAAGAATCAGGAAACTGGAATGATGATCAGAGAATAATTCAAAGAGAGAAAATTTGCAGGAAGTTTTATAATGGAGAAGAATGTCCTTATGGGAGTAGTTGCAGTTTCCTACATGAAAGTCCTTCAAGATTTAAGCCTGACATTGCAAGGGCCCCTCCGAGGGAAAGCACTGCAATAAGCATTGGAAAAGTGGGAGCAGTGATGGAGCCAAGAAGTAACACTGGTCAAGCTGTACTTCATAAACATTTTGATGCTGCTACAGATGCTGTCCAAGTTAATGTGAGGCCATGGAAGACAAGGATGTGCAGCAAGTGGGAGAGCACCGGCCAATGTCCCTTTGGAGAGAGATGTCACTTTGCTCATGGCTATTCTG AGCTGCAGGCGTCTGGTGCTCAAGTCGATGCTGAGATCATGACAAATGCCCACTCTTTCCCAGCAAAGTCTCTCCCACCACTTGTAACTGAAGCACTGCCTGCTAAAGCAGACGCCACACAAGAGAGGAGGGTAAACAGTGAGATCTTTTCAAAGTGGAAAGTAAACAAAAAGATTACTACAATTTATGCTGACTGGCCTGAAGGTCTCATTCCTCCAGAGTGCTTGCAACGCTAG
- the LOC141708887 gene encoding nudix hydrolase 19, chloroplastic-like, which produces MLFFFKALKKPASHFNQIFSKMSIKLNSHVFAGNPINKFNKNDAVSASSAFKTLKDRILNRKDDFGVKFEVLAFRKGRPLSGSVGDDFRTQNWHLGWLNLSDFRGVLEESWRNFSENEFVYLGSKPEKDVVYWAVDVSEEEGLVNKFGSRQLCFTELRTLMVATDWANQMAMADLAIAGHARALLEWHKTSRFCGSCGEKTVPMEAGRRKECSSEACKKRIYPRVDPVVIMLVIDKQNDRALLGRQQRFVPRMWSCLAGFIEPGESLEEAVRRETWEETGIEVGEVIYHSSQPWPVGPSSMPCQLMVGFFAYAKSLEINVDKEELEDAKWHNREDIKKALTFAEYEKAQKTAAMKVNQMCKGVERSQSLSADFNLESGELAPMFVPGPYAIAHHLISSWANGAEENSASAQTKQLTSSMSNL; this is translated from the exons ATGCTCTTCTTCTTCAAAGCCCTAAAAAAACCCGCCTCacatttcaaccaaatcttctcGAAAATGTCAATTAAGCTCAATTCTCATGTTTTTGCAGGCAACCCAATTAACAAATTCAACAAAAACGACGCCGTTTCAGCCTCCTCTGCTTTCAAAACGCTTAAAGATCGAATCTTGAACAGAAAAGATGATTTTGGGGTCAAATTTGAGGTGCTTGCGTTTCGAAAGGGCAGGCCTTTATCTGGGTCGGTTGGAGATGACTTTAGGACTCAAAATTGGCATCTGGGGTGGTTGAATTTGAGTGATTTTAGGGGTGTTTTGGAGGAATCTTGGAGAAATTTTAGTGAAAATGAGTTTGTGTATTTGGGTTCGAAACCCGAAAAGGATGTGGTTTATTGGGCTGTTGATGTTTCTGAGGAAGAGGGGTTGGTTAATAAGTTTGGAAGTAGGCAGCTTTGTTTTACGGAATTGAGGACTTTGATGGTTGCTACTGATTGGGCTAATCAGATGGCCATGGCTGATCTTGCTATTGCTGGCCAT GCTAGAGCATTACTAGAATGGCACAAGACATCACGCTTCTGTGGAAGTTGTGGAGAAAAGACAGTCCCTATGGAAGCTGGGAGAAGAAAGGAGTGTTCTAGTGAAGCATGCAAGAAGAGGATTTATCCTCGAGTTGATCCG GTTGTCATTATGTTAGTCATAGATAAACAAAATGACCGGGCACTTTTAGGTAGACAACAGAGATTTGTGCCACGAATGTGGAGCTGTCTTGCTGGTTTTATAGAG CCAGGAGAAAGTTTAGAAGAAGCTGTTAGGAGAGAAACCTGGGAGGAAACTGGCATTGAAGTTGGAGAAGTTATTTATCATAGCTCTCAACCATGGCCTG TTGGACCAAGTAGCATGCCATGCCAGTTGATGGTGGGATTCTTTGCATATGCTAAATCACTTGAAATAAACGTGGACAAAGAAGAGTTAGAAG ATGCTAAATGGCATAATCGAGAAGATATAAAGAAAGCATTGACTTTTGCTGAGTATGAGAAGGCACAGAAGACTGCAGCAATGAAAGTGAATCAAATGTGCAAGGGAGTTGAGAGAAGCCAGAGTCTCTCGGCAGATTTTAACTTGGAAAGTGGAGAGCTAGCTCCCATGTTTGTCCCTGGACCCTATGCTATTGCTCATCACCTCATCTCTTCCTGGGCCAATGGAGCCGAAGAAAATAGTGCTTCAGCACAAACAAAACAACTCACTTCTTCCATGTCAAATTTATAG